In Zea mays cultivar B73 chromosome 7, Zm-B73-REFERENCE-NAM-5.0, whole genome shotgun sequence, the following proteins share a genomic window:
- the LOC103633476 gene encoding kinesin-like protein KIN-12E, which translates to MAAPGAGAGGRRASTSRTRRASTAAAESNENEDNAAAPSSSSSAFALPSAPHFSLPPRSPLSAIADPGRNPRSAPATPKSLAGTPRASAAGSGAKDRTCSVGAAKRVFDQRDVAAAEVPLEVPHFELDEDPAFWKDRNVQVLIRIRPISDAENATHGQKRCLLQDSSKTLSWTGHPETMFTFDHVACETISQEKLFRVVGLPMVENCMSGYNGCLFAYGQTGSGKTYTMMGELSKLGNELSKDAGLTPRIFEYLFRRINEEEERRREEKLKYICKCSFLEIYNEQITDLLEPSSTNLQIREDIKKGVYVENLMECYVSSVNDVMLLLLQGVANRKMAATNMNSESSRSHSVFTCVIESRWESDSMTHLRFGRLNLVDLAGSERQKSSGAEGERLKEAANINRSLSTLGLVIMTLVDVANGRSRHVPYRDSRLTFLLQDSLGGNSKTTIVSNVSPSICSSSETLSTLKFAQRAKLIQNNAKVNEDASGDVIALQRQIEELKDQLTCLKKQKDCPGSPSLLLNSYFANEFKTSCGVDEQLDCDLNILKQKVSHLEDVLVRSLRREKSAETKIGKLEAEIQHLNRLVNLMESDAHRLRKRLELRGEKQRLHSIGENAALSMEIQLLQEQINENPQLTHFALENKRLIEELTTLHNFYKQGERDMLLTEISLLRNHFLHILEQKYTTTRKEVEPQGDELIKELDSCRKELDACLENNVLLAREVNKLRCELIQYQKACTNQVAPEEKENVVATSTNAMQHDQAGKNFSYLSTDDVNRQFMQAEITTNISESFQLELPYEIDSEDPDSPHLHDPETHDFRDPRTASEYDGVLSQCLNLAMASSHDVLNKSTILTDLNFLEKDDTYHVHEKPPFRGIHLHDETLSCQEIETVNSSKHLSQDELENLKRTNEELKEKLFIMAEESNKLSEIIVAKDVEIASLSEEWEAAIFDLTSFLTDGCRSLDDAYQNIDNMISSFPHSNSSVSEHVEKAMKISIEKEKMIFKLQTELQTAQKIGREVKEKLHILKGATLAITEAQQLDNEENSQEELQLVGLLHQKDCIIQELRNNLKPEKFVFAERAKGHSRDDLLLPGSSVDMIEDHDENQPAASQASPDYQSKLDSVMHLVEDKSNKVLALFSNFEAAHETMEEAELMLSALLKANEGLKLERDNCRQAVELLLSEKSSLIGELKELEASSSCTSQKYDKLHQQINECVTEMTKLAATIRKSFQQIQSVSTVELFALCSEIITFGQDLKRYIIDSRSYIANMVSLIEEKSRSIEQFHHLSTHACGSARQQVESNSCQWGSRKLSQSDYSTDYASLRREFNRKSNVVEGLSFDLKLLQESASNAKDMKDKADEISIALSNTQRELDMKTSTMETMLKKQKVLEEELAENGARLINLRLELEQSQSLSSALLKENKGLRVMLEDETMKNSETKVLLEEKVKVIEGLESQILFLNRCEVGQLMSDIEELNNSIKIMSSDRDNLQAEIFKLRDKLEMALALAEENEAAAIEVRQTAEISKIYAEEKEEEVKILERSVEELEGTVTVLEEEVCNLKEEVRNYQIHKQSEAQFQAINDMLAEEKASKCDAAEESCQAKCHLEKRLQAEILAHQGVRKKIEGLKLEAKRKDDEIGQYKEHIAELVLHSEAQSLLFQEKYNEMEHMVSRQRFGPHESYSETVPKTEKPSGRARGSSSPFRCISSIIQQMNSERDQEILVARQRIEELEGLVSCKQKEICLLTSRLAAVDTMTHDIIRELLGVKLDMTNYANLVDQEELQKLLIASQQQIEQSKAKDTELEALKEQLGHLILERDSLLDDMDQRKTDLLEAQLLVEQLEQREQMLEAQIEMLQLEKDSLQQKTLEMDETIELLARSNQPDINPRMGDNHHRGSSEFSRRLAQSDMLLSHARHEHSRRHAAGSSRTHHGRHR; encoded by the exons ATGGCCGCACCCGGCGCCGGCGCGGGCGGCCGGCGCGCCTCCACCTCGCGCACCCGCCGCGCGTCCACGGCGGCGGCGGAGTCCAATGAGAACGAAGACaacgccgccgcgccctcctcgtCCTCATCCGCGTTCGCCCTCCCCTCTGCTCCGCATTTCTCGCTGCCCCCGAGGTCGCCGCTCTCGGCCATCGCGGATCCCGGGCGGAACCCTCGGTCCGCGCCGGCGACGCCCAAGTCGCTGGCCGGCACGCCCAGGGCCTCCGCGGCGGGGTCGGGGGCCAAGGACCGGACCTGTTCGGTTGGGGCGGCGAAGAGGGTGTTCGATCAGAGGGATGTCGCGGCCGCGGAGGTGCCCCTGGAGGTGCCGCACTTCGAGCTCGACGAGGACCCCGCGTTCTGGAAGGATCGCAATGTGCAG GTTCTGATACGAATAAGACCAATTAGTGACGCTGAGAATGCGACTCATGGTCAGAAAAGATGCTTACTGCAGGATAGCTCAAAGACATTGAGCTGGACAGGGCATCCGGAAACCATGTTCACGTTTGACCATGTTGCATGCGAAACAATATCACAG GAAAAGCTATTCAGAGTTGTGGGTCTGCCAATGGTGGAGAACTGCATGTCAGGATACAATGGCTGTCTGTTTGCCTATGGTCAG ACGGGAAGTGGGAAAACTTACACAATGATGGGAGAACTTTCAAAGTTGGGCAATGAGCTTAGTAAAGATGCTGGATTGACACCTCGCATTTTTGAATATCTTTTTCGGCGGATAAATGAG GAAGAAGAGCGCCGGAGAGAAGAAAAGCTTAAATATATCTGCAAATGCTCTTTTCTAGAGATTTACAATGAACAAATAACTGATCTACTTGAACCCTCATCAACCAATCTTCAG ATCCGTGAAGATATAAAGAAAGGGGTATATGTTGAAAATCTGATGGAATGTTACGTGTCATCTGTTAATGATGTTATGTTGCTATTGCTACAG GGAGTTGCAAATAGGAAAATGGCTGCCACAAATATGAACAGCGAGAGCAGCCGCTCACATAGTGTTTTTACTTGTGTAATTGAGAGTCGTTGGGAAAGTGATTCGATGACACACCTCCGGTTTGGGAGGTTGAATTTGGTTGATCTTGCCGGTTCTGAGAG GCAGAAAAGCTCAGGTGCCGAAGGAGAACGCTTGAAAGAAGCTGCAAACATTAATAGATCGTTGTCAACCCTTGG GCTTGTTATTATGACTCTGGTGGATGTTGCAAATGGGAGAAGCCGTCATGTTCCTTATAGAGATTCAAGGCTTACATTTCTACTTCAG GATTCCCTAGGAGGGAACTCTAAAACAACAATTGTTTCCAATGTTAGCCCATCTATATG TTCTTCCAGTGAGACATTGAGTACCTTGAAGTTTGCCCAACGTGCAAAGTTGATTCAAAATAAT GCAAAAGTAAATGAAGACGCTTCAGGAGATGTTATTGctttacaaaggcagatagaggaACTAAAG GATCAACTGACATGCTTGAAGAAGCAAAAAGATTGTCCTGGATCACCTAGCTTGTTGCTTAATTCATACTTTGCCAATGAATTCAAAACTTCGTGTGGAGTAGATGAACAACTAGACTGTGATCTCAATATCCTAAAGCAAAAG GTTAGCCATCTAGAAGATGTCTTGGTTAGAAGCCTCAGGAGAGAGAAATCAGCAGAGACCAAGATTGGGAAACTGGAAGCAGAAATACAACACTTGAACCGTTTG GTCAACCTGATGGAGTCTGACGCACATCGCTTGAGGAAGAGACTCGAACTTCGTGGTGAAAAACAAAGATTACACTCGATTGGTGAAAATGCTGCATTGTCCATGGAGATTCAGTTGTTGCAAGAACAAATCAATGAAAATCCTCAATTGACTCACTTCGCTTTGGAAAACAAGAGATTGATTGAGGAACTTACAAC GCTTCATAACTTCTACAAGCAAGGGGAAAGAGATATGTTATTGACAGAAATATCTCTTTTGCGGAATCAT TTCCTCCATATTCTTGAGCAGAAATACACAACAACTCGTAAAGAAGTAGAACCTCAG GGTGATGAGCTCATCAAGGAGCTTGACAGTTGCAGGAAGGAATTGGATGCGTGCTTAGAAAACAATGTTCTATTAGCTCG TGAAGTAAATAAGCTGCGCTGTGAACTTATACAATACCAGAAAGCCTGCACAAATCAA GTTGCTCCTgaggaaaaggagaatgttgtggCCACAAGCACCAATGCAATGCAACAT GATCAAGCCGGGAAGAATTTTTCATATTTGTCAACAGATGATGTTAACAGGCAGTTCATGCAAGCAGAGATCACAACTAATATTTCAGAATCATTTCAACTTGAATTACCTTATGAAATTGACAGTGAAGATCCGGACTCTCCTCATTTGCATGATCCTGAAACACATGACTTTAGGGATCCTAGAACAGCATCAGAGTATGATGGTGTATTGTCTCAGTGCTTAAACTTAGCTATGGCGTCTTCACATGATGTTCTTAACAAAAGTACTATTCTAACTGATCTGAATTTTCTAGAGAAGGATGACACATATCATGTCCATGAAAAGCCTCCATTTAGGGGTATACATTTGCATGATGAGACTTTATCGTGCCAAGAGATTGAAACAGTGAACTCAAGTAAACATCTATCACAGGATGAATTGGAAAACCTTAAAAGAACAAATGAAGAGCTCAAAGAGAAGCTGTTTATTATGGCTGAAGAAAGCAATAAGCTTTCAGAGATTATTGTTGCAAAAGATGTAGAAATTGCTTCTTTATCTGAAGAATGGGAGGCTGCAATTTTTGATCTAACAAGCTTCTTAACAGATGGATGTAGATCACTGGATGATGCATATCAGAACATTGATAATATGATTAGCTCATTTCCTCACAGTAACAGTTCTGTAAGTGAACATGTTGAGAAGGCTATGAAAATTAGCATTGAGAAAGAAAAGATGATATTCAAACTTCAAACTGAACTACAAACTGCACAAAAAATTGGCAGGGAAGTGAAGGAAAAGCTGCATATTTTAAAAGGTGCAACCCTTGCTATAACTGAAGCTCAGCAGTTGGATAATGAAGAAAACTCTCAGGAAGAACTACAGCTAGTGGGACTATTGCACCAAAAGGATTGTATAATACAAGAACTAAGGAACAATTTGAAACCAGAAAAATTTGTATTTGCAGAAAGAGCAAAAGGGCATTCTCGTGATGACCTACTGTTGCCTGGTAGTTCAGTTGACATGATTGAGGATCATGATGAAAATCAACCAGCAGCCAGTCAAGCTAGTCCAGATTATCAG TCAAAGCTTGATAGTGTGATGCATCTTGTCGAGGACAAATCAAATAAGGTTCTGGCCTTATTTTCAAATTTTGAGGCAGCTCATGAAACCATGGAAGAGGCTGAACTCATGCTTTCAGCTTTGCTGAAGGCCAATGAAGGATTGAAACTTGAGAGAGATAATTGCAGGCAAGCGGTGGAATTGTTGTTGTCTGAGAAAAGTTCTCTGATCGGTGAGTTGAAGGAACTTGAAGCATCAAGCTCTTGTACATCCCAGAAGTATGACAAATTGCATCAACAGATAAATGAGTGTGTTACAGAGATGACAAAGCTCGCTGCTACAATAAGGAAGTCGTTCCAGCAAATTCAAAGTGTTTCTACAGTAGAACTCTTTGCTCTTTGCTCAGAGATTATTACTTTTGGCCAAGACTTGAAAAGATATATAATTGACTCAAGGTCATATATAGCAAACATGGTATCACTTATAGAAGAAAAAAGCAGATCTATAGAGCAGTTCCATCACCTAAGTACACATGCTTGTGGGTCTGCTCGCCAACAGGTAGAGTCGAATTCATGCCAGTGGGGTAGCAGAAAACTTTCTCAATCTGATTATAGTACAGACTATGCATCACTCAGAAGAGAATTTAACAGGAAGAGCAATGTTGTTGAAGGATTGTCTTTTGATCTTAAACTACTGCAAGAGTCTGCCTCAAACGCGAAAGATATGAAAGATAAAGCTGATGAAATATCTATTGCCCTTAGCAATACTCAAAGAGAACTAGATATGAAAACTTCCACAATGGAAACCATGTTGAAAAAACAAaaggtacttgaggaagaactagCTGAAAATGGTGCCAGACTCATTAATTTAAGATTAGAGTTAGAGCAATCTCAAAGTTTATCATCAGCATTATTGAAGGAGAACAAAGGTCTGAGAGTGATGTTGGAAGATGAAACTATGAAGAATAGTGAAACAAAAGTGCTGTTGGAAGAAAAAGTTAAGGTCATAGAGGGACTGGAGAGCCAAATACTATTTCTAAATCGTTGTGAAGTGGGGCAGTTGATGTCAgatattgaagaattaaacaataGCATTAAAATAATGAGTAGTGACAGAGACAATCTCCAGGCAGAGATATTTAAGTTAAGGGACAAGCTTGAGATGGCATTGGCTTTAGCTGAGGAAAATGAAGCTGCTGCTATTGAAGTTCGTCAA ACTGCAGAGATTAGTAAAATTTATGCTGAGGAAAAAGAAGAGGAGGTTAAGATTCTTGAACGATCTGTCGAGGAACTTGAAGGAACAGTAACTGTTCTTGAGGAAGAG GTATGCAACCTTAAAGAGGAAGTAAGGAACTATCAAATACATAAACAATCTGAAGCCCAATTTCAAGCTATTAATGACATGCTTGCTGAAGAAAAAGCATCAAAATGTGATGCTGCTGAGGAATCGTGTCAAGCGAAATGTCATCTAGAAAA GAGATTGCAAGCTGAGATTCTTGCACATCAAGGTGTCAGAAAGAAGATTGAAGGTCTCAAATTGGAAGCAAAGCGTAAAGATGATGAG ATTGGACAATACAAAGAGCATATTGCTGAGTTGGTCCTGCATTCAGAAGCACAGTCCTTGTTGTTTCAGGAGAAG TACAATGAAATGGAACACATGGTTTCTAGACAGAGGTTTGGTCCGCATGAATCTTATTCTGAGACTGTCCCCAAGACTGAAAAGCCTTCAGGGCGAGCAAGAGGATCCAGCTCCCCTTTCCGGTGCATATCTAGCATTATTCAACAAATGAACTCTGAGAGAGATCAAGAAATCTTGGTGGCACGCCAACGAATTGAAGAACTAGAAGGTTTGGTTAGTTGCAAACAGAAAGAG ATATGCTTGCTAACATCAAGACTAGCTGCTGTGGATACCATGACGCATGATATTATAAGAGAACTACTTGGTGTCAAACTAGACATGACAAACTATGCT AATTTGGTTGACCAAGAAGAGCTGCAAAAGTTGCTCATAGCATCCCAGCAACAGATTGAACAATCAAAGGCGAAG GATACAGAGCTCGAAGCGCTGAAGGAACAACTTGGCCATCTTATTCTGGAAAGGGACAG CTTGCTTGATGACATGGACCAAAGAAAGACGGACCTATTGGAGGCTCAACTGCTCGTTGAACAGCTCGAGCAACGGGAGCAGATGCTAGAAGCGCAGATTGAAATGTTGCAG CTGGAGAAAGACAGCCTTCAGCAAAAGACCTTGGAGATGGACGAGACAATCGAGCTTCTAGCCAGATCAAACCAACCAGATATAAATCCACGAATG GGCGACAACCACCATCGCGGCAGCAGTGAGTTCAGCAGGCGGCTCGCTCAGTCCGACATGCTCCTCTCCCACGCGAGGCATGAGCATTCTCGCAGGCACGCGGCCGGAAGCTCGAGGACGCACCACGGCCGGCACCGATGA